The Arachis duranensis cultivar V14167 chromosome 2, aradu.V14167.gnm2.J7QH, whole genome shotgun sequence genome has a window encoding:
- the LOC107474790 gene encoding uncharacterized protein LOC107474790, which produces MQELRHRVQNLERQLADRERDERATDPSYTPSPGSEEEDSHRSRLRRTSASRTEAESTREESPIPRRRNDTIIYSRGRLTRRATRGREDEERRSERTRQPVIMGATPFHQSILEVRLPKHFDKPTDMRYDGTQDPLEHLTAFEARMNLEGVGDEVRCRAFPVTLAGPAIRWFNGLPQGSIYGFSDISRAFLAQFTTRIAKAKHPINLLGVTQRQGEPTRRYLDRFNDECLEIDGLTDSVASLCLTNGLLNENFRKHLTTKPVWTMHEIQTVAKEYINDEEVSRVVAANKRQSSYNQTRQQGNGERPKGQAREEALSKAPRTFSRIRKFTNYTPLALPVAEVYQQIAEKGILPKPRPLKDRTGGNKNLYCDYHKGYGHLTQDCFDLKDALEQAIREGKLAAFSHLIREPRRRYRDQDEEGKTRSAKRRQEPEGGEHGLTVINVVTAKNTALRSRPAHKKDTKILSISSSTRNSKKPPFISFGPEDQWFDDVPENPPMVITARVGTGLVKRILVDTGADSNIMFRNVFDALGLKDADLTTHQHGVIGLGDHFIKPDGIISLPISVGQSQDRRSAMAEFVILRDSTSYNIILGRKTINDFEEELSAIR; this is translated from the exons ATGCAAGAGCTACGCCACCGGGTCCAGAACTTGGAGCGACAGTTGGCCGACCGGGAGCGGGACGAACGAGCTACCGATCCCAGCTATACTCCGTCCCCCGGAAGCGAGGAGGAAGACTCTCACCGAAGCCGCCTGCGCCGTACATCCGCATCCCGAACGGAAGCGGAGAGCACGCGGGAGGAGTCTCCTATCCCGAGAAGACGAAACGACACAATCATCTACTCTCGGGGCAGGCTAACCCGCCGGGCGACAAGAGGTCGCGAAGACGAGGAAAGGAGATCCGAGAGAACACGACAACCTGTGATAATGGGCGCCACCCCGTTCCACCAATCTATCCTCGAGGTCCGGTTGCCGAAACACTTCGACAAACCGACGGACATGAGGTACGACGGAACTCAAGACCCTCTAGAACACCTCACGGCCTTTGAGGCCAGGATGAACCTGGAGGGAGTAGGGGACGAGGTAAGATGCCGTGCCTTCCCAGTAACCTTAGCGGGGCCAGCGATCAGGTGGTTTAACGGCCTCCCGCAAGGATCCATCTACGGCTTCTCGGACATCAGCCGTGCATTCCTGGCCCAATTCACAACACGGATAGCAAAGGCAAAGCACCCCATCAACCTCCTAGGGGTAACCCAGAGACAAGGAGAGCCGACCAGGAGATACCTAGATCGGTTCAACGATGAATGCTTGGAAATTGATGGCCTAACCGACTCGGTGGCCAGTCTTTGCCTGACTAACGGCCTCCTCAACGAGAACTTCCGAAAACATCTCACCACGAAACCAGTTTGGACAATGCACGAGATCCAAACGGTAGCTAAAGAATACATAAACGACGAGGAAGTCAGCCGAGTCGTAGCCGCCAACAAACGGCAGTCCAGCTATAATCAAACCCGACAACAGGGCAATGGGGAAAGGCCAAAAGGACAAGCTAGGGAAGAGGCGCTAAGTAAGGCACCGAGGACATTCTCCCGAATCAGGAAGTTCACCAACTACACCCCGCTCGCTCTCCCCGTCGCGGAAGTTTACCAACAAATAGCTGAGAAAGGAATTTTGCCGAAGCCCCGACCACTCAAGGACCGTACTGGAGGGAACAAAAACCTCTATTGTGACTACCACAAGGGTTATGGCCATCTAACGCAGGATTGTTTTGACCTGAAAGATGCACTGGAACAAGCGATAAGGGAAGGAAAATTAGCGGCCTTCTCCCACCTAATCAGGGAGCCAAGAAGGCGCTACCGCGACCAAGACGAAGAAGGTAAAACCCGCTCGGCAAAACGGCGACAAGAGCCAGAGGGCGGAGAGCACGGCCTCACTGTGATAAACGTAGTAACGGCCAAAAACACCGCACTGAGATCCAGACCCGCACACAAGAAGGACACAAAGATATTGTCGATCTCCTCGTCGACGCGAAACTCTAAGAAGCCTCCATTCATTTCTTTCGGCCCAGAAGACCAATGGTTCGACGACGTCCCGGAGAACCCACCCATGGTCATAACGGCCCGAGTGGGGACCGGCCTCGTCAAGCGCATCCTAGTCGACACGGGAGCAGACTCGAACATCATGTTCCGCAACGTGTTCGATGCGCTGGGATTAAAGGATGCCGATCTAACGACTCACCAACACGGGGTCATTGGATTGGGCGACCACTTCATCAAGCCAGACGGAATAATATCCCTGCCAATCTCGGTGGGACAATCCCAGGACAGGAGATCGGCGATGGCCGAGTTCGTGATCCTCCGAGACTCCACCTCCTATAATATCATTCTGGGAAGAAAAACGATCAATGATTTCGAG GAGGAACTTTCTGCTATAAGGTGA